Part of the Limanda limanda chromosome 23, fLimLim1.1, whole genome shotgun sequence genome is shown below.
TAATTTATCTTGTGTTACTCTTGGTCAAATTTTagttgagagaaaaaaaaaaaaggaaatgttgtAAACTATTCTATTTTGAGATGAATGTAATTTATTGAGCTGTGCTACGTCACTGCACGGTTGGTCATTTCAAGGTCTAACCTGTCAGGTCAGCGACTGAGaagtcggggggggggcggggcggcgTTTGAAAAAGTCCACCCGTCGATAGAAAGCTACTGGATCTCTCTTGCCTTctcattgataaaaaaaacaaaaaaaatcacggTGTCGCAGTGATGAGCATAGTTATAGACTCGTCTGTgttgttggggaaaaaaaatgtttattgtaTAGATGACATTTTACCAAAAAAATAAGAGAATAAAATTTCAAAAAAGATGTACTTTTCACTCTAGTATAATAGTATTTCATAACAATATTAAGTTGTTGCTGTGGCAACCAAATGTTGCAATTACTAAAGTTCGGTATTTTTGTAAATGACATTGTTGAgttgatttttctttgtttcttcttctttcttttttttctttcttttttttgctagAACACTGTACACACGGTAGATTGTAAAGAAGATACGAACATTTCTTATTCTTCACTGAGATTACGACAACGACCTAATATTTTCATTAGCAAATAACAGCCTCTGTAGTGCTGTGACCGTAACACTTAAATAGATTCAAAGTCATCAATGTTACatagattatatatataaatatatatatatatataagaactAAATAATCTATAAATTAAGAAGTTGAGATGTACAGCTCCTCCCCTGACAAAGGACCGTGAGGTTCCACTCTGAGACATTTTATTCGAGGCGTATGTATCACTAGAGTTAAGGATTGCACTTTTCATAATGTTTAAAGATGTgatctgttttttgttgttttttgtttcctctgctaCTACAACAAATCTGTTTATCAATCAAAAGCAGATAACACACGGTGAATAACTTTAATTCAACTTGTTGCATGGGAAAaacaacttttcttttcttttcttactaAATGATTCTGAATGTTActagtgaaaaaaacaaacaaaaaaaaaacacgtctGTACACAACACGTCCTCATTTGGTTACCCACGATGCCCCTGTGTATGGAATCCTCTTGAGATGTGGTGTTTTTAGAAATGTGTCGGCGGTGATTGACTGATGATGGTTTTAAAACGAGAAAAAAAACGAAGAAAAAGAACATGTAAGCACTTTCTGAGCAGTTGGCCAACTGAGCAGACTCAGCTTATCCAAACACTTTGCCTTATCTTGAGTCCATCGTGCTTaaaggtttttctgtttttaaaaaagctctTAACTGGAATTTATTCAAAGAGACGTGAGCGGGTCTCTCTCCCCAAATCCCTCCTcgatttcatttcaaacatttatatcGAAAAAAGTTTTAAGTTGGCCAAAAGACGGCAACTGCAACAGAGTGAGCAGTCTCCTGATCGTCACCTCCGGTCTCCCCAAAAAACCTGTAGTggcatctttttatttttgtcccatTGCCTTACAATGGAGCAGTTTGGATTTGTAACTCACAGCTTTAGCCAGCAGAGGGCACTACAGTGGAGACTGCAGGTGACATGTGGCGACTGCCTGTGCCATCGTTGTTGCAGCGTAGCCAAGATAAATTGACCCTCATCGGATTTATAGTTTCAATGTAATGATTTCTTAATGTATTCTTTTGCATATATTTTGTGCTATTTTATGTTTCTATAGTCCAATGTTCCTTTGGTTCCAGCGAGATAGTGTAAAATCTATTggaagacagaaataaagaaaatcaaaggaTGTCTGTTTGTCTGGATCCGTTCTTTATTTAACATTCTTCATCCTTCATATGTCAAACAtgcagtttgtgtatttaataacCTCATTCACGTTTTAGAAATGGTACATTTTTGCTTTTAGGTGCTTTAGAAATCAACTTTTAGGGGTTTAGAGGTTTTGAGAAACGTCAAAAGGAAAAtatctagatagatagatacatagatagatagatagatgggtagattgattgattgattgattgatagattgatagattgattgattgatagatagatagacagacagatatatggatagatagatgtatggacagatagatagataagtcACTCCCACTAGGACCCATTTAAAGGGGGGCCCCTGACTCACTAATACGTGCCCAGACTCCTCATGACCTTGCTGATGGGCGGGTGCAGGAGACTGGTCTGTCACCTGGATCGGGCGCTTGACCTAGTTTCCACGGCAACTGCGGAGACCTTCCTGGAGAGaaagatgacatcatcacatgGCTCAGCACACAGGCCAATAAGCAGCAGCATGAGTTTGCACCGGAGTGACACAGACTCCCAGCAGCCAGACCACTCCTGTCCATCTGACTGTATTACAGAGCCACAGTTATAGGACTAAactagacagacagacagatggatggatggatagatagatagatagatagatagatagatagatagatagatagatagatagatagatagatagatagatagatagatagatagatagatagacttCAAGGTGATGTACTTGGAAATTAAAGGCTACACATAGACACAATTAACAGAAGACTATTTTCAAGCAACATAAAGAAGATTGGAAAAGAAAAGTAGAGTATAATGGGTGAAATATAAgaggttaaaaataataataaagatggaggaagtGTCTCCATGTTTTCATTGTTCATTGTGATTCTCGTCAAGTGTTTCCAACATTTCAACTTTCTGTGGCCAGTAACAGTCTTACTGTACATACTTcacattgtaaatatatatttgtcataATGTACAATCCTTTTATAGTGTTTATAACATATTACAAAATCCTTCTAGTATGTATAACATATTGCACaatatttctctattttttctttatgcacaaacacaccacagcaatGCTGTTTGTCACAACCTGCATCCCTCCCTGTCCACCCTCTGCTGTGTCTGtatatgtctgtatgtgtgtgtgtgtgtgtgtgcgtggcaCTGATCACCTCCCATACCGCCCAGGAACTAGACGGACCCGGTGGATGCAGCAGTTCCAGAGGCGTGGattccctctgttcctcctccaggACGAAGCCGGCTCTTGCAGCACAGCAATGCGGCGCTAGCCCGCTGTCCGGCCGGCACAGAAAAAGATGGTTTCTAATAATAGCCGATCTTATTTCTACCACGCCTTGTTGCATTATGGATGCCTGTGGACTGGTGTCCCCTCGAGGTAGCGTGGGACCGTCTCAGTGAGTCTGTCTCGGGGCTAAATGCTCCAGCATCCTCCGGAGCTCCAGAGCCGATCACCTACCGGAGGATCCGCCGCGCCCAGCCCGAGTCCAGGCTCCTGCTCGGCGGGGATGCTTCTCGTCTGAAGCCCTGGTTCCCCCCCCTGCACATGCCGGAGAGCCATGCGGGAGTATAAGGTGGTGGTGCTGGGCAGCGGCGGCGTGGGCAAGTCCGCCCTCACCGTGCAGTTCGTCACCGGGACCTTCATCGAGAAGTACGACCCCACCATCGAGGATTTCTACAGAAAGGAGATCGAGGTGGACTCGTCCCCGTCCGTGCTGGAGATCCTGGACACGGCCGGGACCGAGCAGTTCGCCTCCATGCGGGACCTGTACATCAGGAACGGCCAGGGCTTCATCCTGGTCTACAGCCTGGTGAACCAGCAGAGCTTCCAGGACATCAAGCCCATGAGAGACCAGATCATCCGGGTCAAGAGGTGAGACACGGTCCTCTTTACTGTGAGGTCTCATATAAACACTCTCATgcagtagaggaggagaggagaggggatggAAGGGTTCTAGGCccctcagctgcttcctggcCCCCAGGAGATGGTGATGGGGGAAAAAGCCGCAATCATAATATTTGATCTCATccttaaatcacatttttttttatatcatttcatgcaattcatttcatattttgtgttaaaaaatgtgtttagacATTCGTGATGTTGCTGGAGTTCCACCCGGAGCCTCCTGAGAGACCCTAACAGTGGGAAGtctagacagacagacagagagacagacagacggatagatggatagatggatagatggagggatggacagacagacagacacacagacagacggatagatagatagatagatagatagatagatagatagatagatagatagatagatagatagatagatagatagatagatagatagatagatagatagacagatgaatagatggatggatggatggatggagggatggacagacagacagacacacagatagatagatagatagatagatagatagatagatagatagatagatagatggatggatggatggatggatggatggatggatggatggatggatagatagatgaatagatgcatggatggatagatagatggatagatggatggatggagggatgatagatagatagatgaatagatgcatggatggatgatggatagatagatagatgaatagatgcatggacggatagatggatagatagatagatggatagacagatagatggatggatggatagagggatgggtagatggatggagggatggatagatgaatacatggatggagggatagatggatggatagatagatggatagatggatgcatggatggatagatagatggatagatggatggatggatggatggatggatagagggatagatagacagataaatggatggatggagggatggatgctTAAAAGCCCCTGGAACCTCCCAAAAGTACCCTCCACTTGGAAAGCCCCCaaaagacagatggacagaaatATGGACAGAATAAAATCCtgtgatttcttcttcttcttttaaactCAAGTGATCTCACATCCTCtcattcctccctccctcctccctcctccctccctcctctcctccctccctcctcctctcctcctccctctccttcgtGAGAAGCGGCGCCCGGCTCATATGTTCCTCATCAGAGCCCAGCTGCGGCTCACCTGTCACACATCAACCCGCTGAACTCCGGCTGGGTTTGATgtcctcgccccccccctcgATCACATGACTCACTCAGGAAGACTCTGATCGGCGCCGTCCATTACTCCACCAACCCACTGAGCTCTTCCCAGGACGGAGGGAGACAGAGTGGAAGAGAAAAGCTTTTAGAGATTTATGTATATGCACGATTTTTTATCACAGTTTGCAAGATCAAAGTTTCTTTTTAGCTCTACAggacaaatatataatatataattaggTCACACGAGGGCAAAAAGATATTTGCTTTAGAAATCACTTGTGTTGAAACCTTTATGTCTGTAATTTACGACACAGTTACAATCCTAGAATTCAGCTTCACTTcatatttcaaagtttaaaaaatacagTATGTCCTGGACCTGGTCGACGTTGCTGCTCATGATGTcagctttcaaaataaaagcctaaaatacttaaaaataaaatacaaaaacatcaaaTTTAGGTATCGAACAGTCCAGTGGCCACTTACATTTCATTGATCGGTATTCGTCATTCTTTCTTGAATATTTGTGGGAGGGGGTGGAGAAAGACCTATGGAAGAACTCAACATATTTTGGTGCGATTAAGGGGGTGACACCACAATtgaggacttcctgtttgacccCGAACCCACTGGCCTGGAGTCTTCTCTCCCAACGAGCCGACTGAAGTTCATGACGTCTCCTCTGAGAAAAAATTCAAAGGCTAATTCAATTCCAGCCCTCGTGGGTAGAAGGTTTAATCTGATCCGAGTCGGTActtgatgatttttttcttcttcccctcaGTTCCCTCCTTTCCATCGCTCGAGGCCGTGGCACGTTTATTTACCTCGCTGCATATTGTCTCACAATAATTTATGATTTGATGTTTGGAGTTTGGTGCAGTGCTTCTCCAGCTGCGTCCCTGTGTGGCTCAGACGTCACGGGGCCGAGTGGAAGCAGGAGAGCGTCACGGCCGGCGAGGCGCGGCAGGGACGGATGCATGAGGGAACTCCTatgaaatgaataatataaagATGGGATAGAACTGTTCTCTGCCGCCGCCAGCCAGACGCCACCCGGAGCAGCTTCCTCCACTGCAGCAGCCGCCACTGtcctcaagtgtgtgtgtaaataattCATACTTTTATTTCACACTGCTATGCGCTGGAAGTGGGGATTGTCTCCTTACATGCAAACCcgtgaataaataaatcctcTTAAACATTTCACGGTGACCAAAAGCCATATTATCATTTTAGGA
Proteins encoded:
- the LOC132996579 gene encoding ras-related protein Rap-2a-like; translation: MREYKVVVLGSGGVGKSALTVQFVTGTFIEKYDPTIEDFYRKEIEVDSSPSVLEILDTAGTEQFASMRDLYIRNGQGFILVYSLVNQQSFQDIKPMRDQIIRVKRYQQVPVVLVGNKVDLEEEREVSPSEGQALAEDWGCPFMETSAKSKTMVDELFAEIVRQMDFCPLPDRREACCPACSVQ